The following proteins are encoded in a genomic region of Pectinophora gossypiella chromosome 6, ilPecGoss1.1, whole genome shotgun sequence:
- the LOC126367342 gene encoding uncharacterized protein LOC126367342 isoform X2 translates to MAREEVRGKRPFKIWDSSRNVRKGLVVTSFEELIHRGKEKLSVAASEPVRLVLESDGTQVEDGEYWRTLPPNTVLLLLRAGERWFPTGVDVIKAAISAIPKIVCETIHALELHDETPSWKIMDNKGRVTVVLHWDQRPAASPAARSPSRQPKPDRRPSLVIQTSLDRPQPPPPHITVVNHDEPGPAPRRLSRSAGSLEHAHVHTADCRTHAPHTPHQPPHQHAPRPPPDECDFHCCALHEEGRRIAVHKSVATSPIQDAQPRASPQGRPKGHVRFLDAESARRGERDSSESETENTLVEDEAVTSEKFLLLIDQLSVDQKRHLTIKDIGIILERLSSKILDVERLDRESESDDCYNWTIKATIRGDALRELGVIYNGNYYAISEHPGYRDENEEAADEAEEEEEEDRL, encoded by the exons GAAAAGAGAAGCTATCGGTCGCTGCGAGCGAGCCGGTGCGGCTGGTGTTGGAGAGCGACGGCACACAAGTAGAAGACGGCGAGTACTGGCGCACTCTACCTCCCAACACTGTGCTGCTGCTGCTCCGCGCTGGCGAGCGCTGGTTCCCCACCGGCGTCGACGTCATCAAGGCTG CGATATCAGCGATCCCAAAGATAGTATGCGAGACGATCCACGCGCTAGAGCTACACGATGAGACGCCTTCATGGAAGATCATGGACAACAAGGGGCGCGTCACGGTGGTGCTGCACTGGGACCAAAGGCCCGCGGCCTCGCCCGCCGCGCGCTCGCCCAGCAGACAGCCCAAGCCAG ACCGGCGGCCGTCACTCGTGATCCAGACGTCGCTAGACCggccgcagccgccgccgccacaCATCACGGTGGTGAACCACGATGAGCCGggccccgcgccgcgccgcctgtCGCGCTCCGCCGGCTCGCTGGAGCACGCGCACGTGCACACAGCCGACTGCCGTACACATGCCCCCCACACGCCGCACCAACCACCGCACCAGCACGCGCCAAGACCGCCGCCCGATGAGTGCGACTTCCACTGTTGCGCACTACATGAAGAGGGCCGCCGCATAGCCGTACATAAAAGCGTCGCTACCTCGCCTATACAG GACGCGCAGCCGCGGGCGTCTCCCCAGGGCCGGCCGAAGGGGCACGTGCGGTTCCTAGACGCGGagtcggcgcggcgcggggagcgggaCTCGTCGGAGAGCGAGACCGAGAACACGCTCGTGGAGGATGAGGCTGTTACCTCCGAAAAGTTTCTGCTGCTCATCGACCAGCTGAGCGTCGACCAGAAGCGGCATCTCACCATCAAGGACATCGGTATCATCCTCGAGCGGCTCAGCTCCAAGATCCTGGACGTAGAGCGACTAGACCGCGAGTCCGAGTCGGACGACTGCTACAACTGGACGATCAAGGCGACGATCCGCGGCGACGCGCTGCGCGAACTTGGCGTCATCTACAACGGCAACTACTACGCGATCAGCGAGCACCCCGGCTACCGGGACGAGAACGAAGAGGCCGCGGACGAGGCCGAGGAGGAGGAAGAGGAGGACCGGCTCTGA
- the LOC126367342 gene encoding uncharacterized protein LOC126367342 isoform X1, translated as MIVEIQQEEVRGKRPFKIWDSSRNVRKGLVVTSFEELIHRGKEKLSVAASEPVRLVLESDGTQVEDGEYWRTLPPNTVLLLLRAGERWFPTGVDVIKAAISAIPKIVCETIHALELHDETPSWKIMDNKGRVTVVLHWDQRPAASPAARSPSRQPKPDRRPSLVIQTSLDRPQPPPPHITVVNHDEPGPAPRRLSRSAGSLEHAHVHTADCRTHAPHTPHQPPHQHAPRPPPDECDFHCCALHEEGRRIAVHKSVATSPIQDAQPRASPQGRPKGHVRFLDAESARRGERDSSESETENTLVEDEAVTSEKFLLLIDQLSVDQKRHLTIKDIGIILERLSSKILDVERLDRESESDDCYNWTIKATIRGDALRELGVIYNGNYYAISEHPGYRDENEEAADEAEEEEEEDRL; from the exons GAAAAGAGAAGCTATCGGTCGCTGCGAGCGAGCCGGTGCGGCTGGTGTTGGAGAGCGACGGCACACAAGTAGAAGACGGCGAGTACTGGCGCACTCTACCTCCCAACACTGTGCTGCTGCTGCTCCGCGCTGGCGAGCGCTGGTTCCCCACCGGCGTCGACGTCATCAAGGCTG CGATATCAGCGATCCCAAAGATAGTATGCGAGACGATCCACGCGCTAGAGCTACACGATGAGACGCCTTCATGGAAGATCATGGACAACAAGGGGCGCGTCACGGTGGTGCTGCACTGGGACCAAAGGCCCGCGGCCTCGCCCGCCGCGCGCTCGCCCAGCAGACAGCCCAAGCCAG ACCGGCGGCCGTCACTCGTGATCCAGACGTCGCTAGACCggccgcagccgccgccgccacaCATCACGGTGGTGAACCACGATGAGCCGggccccgcgccgcgccgcctgtCGCGCTCCGCCGGCTCGCTGGAGCACGCGCACGTGCACACAGCCGACTGCCGTACACATGCCCCCCACACGCCGCACCAACCACCGCACCAGCACGCGCCAAGACCGCCGCCCGATGAGTGCGACTTCCACTGTTGCGCACTACATGAAGAGGGCCGCCGCATAGCCGTACATAAAAGCGTCGCTACCTCGCCTATACAG GACGCGCAGCCGCGGGCGTCTCCCCAGGGCCGGCCGAAGGGGCACGTGCGGTTCCTAGACGCGGagtcggcgcggcgcggggagcgggaCTCGTCGGAGAGCGAGACCGAGAACACGCTCGTGGAGGATGAGGCTGTTACCTCCGAAAAGTTTCTGCTGCTCATCGACCAGCTGAGCGTCGACCAGAAGCGGCATCTCACCATCAAGGACATCGGTATCATCCTCGAGCGGCTCAGCTCCAAGATCCTGGACGTAGAGCGACTAGACCGCGAGTCCGAGTCGGACGACTGCTACAACTGGACGATCAAGGCGACGATCCGCGGCGACGCGCTGCGCGAACTTGGCGTCATCTACAACGGCAACTACTACGCGATCAGCGAGCACCCCGGCTACCGGGACGAGAACGAAGAGGCCGCGGACGAGGCCGAGGAGGAGGAAGAGGAGGACCGGCTCTGA